A window of Kyrpidia spormannii genomic DNA:
GGCTGCATCCGCATGAGGAACCGAGACGTGGAGGAGCTGTACGAGATGATCCGGGTCGGGACCCCGGTGCGCATCGTCGGTGACCCGCTGCAATACATGCGCCGGCTCAAGGACGGCGATATCGGAACGGATGTGTGGCTGGTCCAGGACAGGTTGCTCCGCCTGGGCTTTTACCGGGGTCCCTGCAATGGTCGTTTTTCGTTGTCCACTCAAGCGGCCCTCAAAGCGTTTGAAAGAAGTCAGCATCTTCCGGTGGACGGAGTGGTGAGTGTGCGGGATTATCATGCTTTGGGATTGATCGAGTAATGTGACTCTCGTCCCGGTGGGACTGCCGACCGCCCGGCCCGGATGGTATCATAAGGGGGGCATTGCCCGATCTGTTTGTTGGTGGAGTGGTGCGGAGGAGGGTAAGATGGGGGAGGAGCAAGCCCCGATGCATTCCGGGCTCACGGAGCGGGAAGCGGCTCAGCGGTTGCGGGTGAAAGGCTTCAACCACTTGCCCCAATCACGGCGAAAGCCCTTAAGCCGAATTGTCTTCGAAGTCGTACGGGAGCCGATGTTCTTGCCTTTCGAGGGTTAGATCGCCCGGGAACGAGGAGGGCGGCCAGATGATAAGTCAAAGGGTTGGACACGCGGGGATCGTCGGCGTTACCGGGGGAACAGGTTTTGTCGGCCGGGCGCTAATTCGAGACCTGCTCCACTCCGGGTATGGCGTCATGATCGTGACTCGGGACCCGGAACGGTTTCGGCGGACCGTTCCTGCGGGTGCGGGGGTGGGGGAGGTGGAGGTCTGCGGATGGGATGTACTGATGGACCGGGCACGTCGCAAGCGGGTCGAGACCTGGGTACACTTGGCTGGTGAGCCCATCGCGGGGCGGCGTTGGTCAAAACGGCAGAAAGAGGCGATCCTCCGGAGTCGGGCGGAAAGCACCCGGCGGGTGGTGGAGGTCCTGTCCTCCGCTCAGGTCCCTGGCGGAGGCCGTCCGGTGTTGGTAAGCGCTTCGGCGGTGGGATTCTACGGGACCTCTGAGACCGCCGTGTTTACCGAAGAGGACCCAGGCGGGGATGATTTTCTCGCCACAGTGGTCAAAATGTGGGAAGAAGAAGCGCTTCGCGCCGAAAAGTTCGGCGCCCGGGTGGTCAGGGTTCGGCTCGGGGTGGTACTGGGGCGGGAGGGTGGAGCGTTGCCCCGGATGGTTTTTCCTTATCGCTTAGGAATCGGCGGGAGGATTGGCACGGGTCGGCAGTGGGTTTCCTGGGTACACCTGGCAGACGCGGTGGGGCTTTTTCGATTTGCCATCGAACGTCCTGTCCAAGGGGCGGTCAACGCGGTCAGTCCCAATCCCGTGACGATGGAAACCTTCGGGCGCACCCTGGCCCGGGTGCTGGGCCGGCCTTACCGGGTGCCGGTGCCCGGGGCGGCGTTGCGGGTCGTTTTCGGTGAGGGGGCGGACGTGTTGCTCCGGGGCCAGAGGGTGTTGCCCAAACGGGCGGAGCAGTGGGGCTATGTATTTCGGCACCCGGATCTGGAAGGGGCGCTGGCTGACATTTTCAAAGGTGGGGAACGCTGAGGGCGGGGAACGAACGACGAGGTCTTCCGAGGTGCAGGAGGCCACCATGGAGGGGAAGTGACGGGGCGACCGCTCCAGGAAACGTTTGTCTCCGCACGGGACGCATTGGGGGCGGATGGCCGAGGGGCCGGGGAAACCTTTTGGGGCCAGTGTGGGAGAGGGGGAGATGGGTTGATTCGTGTGCAGGTGGATGGGGCGCAGCCCTGGGTGTCCGGTGAGGCGCTCCGCCGACTGATGAGTCAGTTGGAAGCCGCCCAGGGTCGACTGTGGGACCCCAAAGAGGACGAGGGAAAAAAGGGGTGGTTAACCTGGCCGGAAGAGGACCATGACGGGTTGTGGCAGGAAGTGGAGGCGACGGCCACGGAGATTCGCTCCCGTGCGGATGTGGCGGTGGTGGTGGGGATCGGCGGGTCGTACCTGGGTGCCCGGGCGATGACGGCGATGCTCCGCCCGGGGTCGGAAATTTCCGGGTCCCGGGGATTTCCGGTGGTATTTGCGGGGTATCAGTTGAGCGAGGGGGAACTGTTGCGGCTGATGGACGACCTCGACGACCGGGAGCCTGCGCTCGTCGTTGTTTCAAAATCGGGATCCACCTTGGAACCCGGGGCCGTGTTTCATCTGTTGCGAACAAACTTGGAGAGGCGTTACGGCCACCAGGCCAGGGAAAGGATCTACGTGGTGACCGATCCGGAGCGGGGGGCGCTGCGAGAATACGCTGTCGAGAAGGGATATCGCCGACTACCGATACCCCCGGACATCGGGGGACGGTACTCGGTGTTGACACCGGTGGGGATGCTCCCGGCAGCGGTGGCGGGCATCGATATCCGGCGCGTTTTGACAGGAGCCCGGCGGGGATGGGAGGAGTGCCGTCGTTTGGATTTGTGGGCGAATCCGGCAATCCTGTACGCCGCTGCACGACACTTGTTGTATTTGCAGGGCTGGATGGTGGAGGCGTTGGTGACTTACGAGCCCCGAATGGCTGACTTTTCCCGTTGGTGGCAACAATTGTTCGGGGAGAGCCAGGGGAAGGATGGCCGGGGGCTGTTTCCGGCGTTTCTCCATTATACGACAGATCTACACTCGATGGGGCAGTTTGTCCAGCAGGGACGGCGATTGTTGTTTGAGACGGTCCTCGACGTCGATGGGTCCTCGGCGCCCCAGCCGGCTAACGGGGAGCCGCCGGATCCCCGGGCGGTGATTCCGGACGATGTGGACGCGGCCTCCGCTTATCTTGCCGGGAAGAGACTGGATGATCTCCAAGAGGCGGCGATGGCGGCCGTGATGGAGGCGCATCGGGAGGGCGGGGTGCCCCAGCTCTGGATTGAAGCGAAAGGGCCGGGGGAGGAATTGGTCGGCGAATTAGTCTTTTTCTTCGAGGCGGCCTGCGCCCTGGGCGGCTATCTGCTCGGGGTGGATCCCTATGACCAACCCGGAGTGGAGGCATACAAACGCAAGTTGAAAGCTCGTTTGTTGAGCGGGCCGGTTGCCGGAGCCTAGAAGCCAAAAAATCCTCCAGATGGGCAATGCCGAAGCAGTGAAGAAAAAAGGTGCCAACCTCGCCACGAACTGTGGTTGGTGTAAGATGCTGTTCTGTGATTGGAGCCGGATTCCGGGCGTATTGTGTCGTTTTAGGTGCATATCCGCCATGAATGGCGATTTTCGGGGAGGACATGACGATCCTGACGAGCCGAGCAGTTGACATGGAGACTCTGGAATCGATACAATGAAAACTGCCCGTTGCGGCTGCTGGTCCTGGTTGTTGACCCGGGACGGACTTAGCGAGAGTTGTCCCCGCTTATCTCATGGCCGCTGTCCCGCGGAGTGATGGCCGAGTAGGTCGAAGGCGCTCGCCTGCTAAGCGAGTATACGGCGACGAGCCGTATCGACGGTTCGAATCCGTCTCACTCCGCCATTCGCGGGTGTAGCTCAATGGTAGAGCCCCAGCCTTCCAAGCTGGTTACGTGGGTTCGATTCCCATCACCCGCTCCATGTCGTGGACAATGTAATTTTATCGAAACAATGGATCCCTGAAGAGGGATCCATTTTACTACATGGCCTGTATCGGTGGGATCCCGGCTGAAAGAATCAAGGGTTTTTGCGGCTCAGCGGGTGGAGGGTCACCGTTACCCGGACGGCGTATTCCCGGCCACAGTTCGGGCAGCGCCAGAGGCCGACGGGTTCGGGGTCGTACATCCCCACCTCCAGGTCTTCCGGAACTTCATAATAGTCGTGGCGTTGACAGGTCGGGCACACGACGAAAATCTCCATAATCCGGTCCCCCCCTGAGAACAAAAGCCGCATTTCTGCGGCTTCTTGCGATCGATAAAATCGGAGTCCCCCGGCCCGAAGAGACGGGGAAAGGCGCCATGGTTATCGAGCCGGGGGTGGACGCCGAGGTCAGTTGTCCTCCTCAACAGCGGCTTCATACGCCTGGACGACCCGGTCCCATTCCGCATCGTCTTCAATGTCCACTAAATATTCTTCGCCATCTGCGTCGGTGTCGATGCGGAGGACGACGCCGTCTC
This region includes:
- a CDS encoding cation-transporting P-type ATPase, which translates into the protein MGEEQAPMHSGLTEREAAQRLRVKGFNHLPQSRRKPLSRIVFEVVREPMFLPFEG
- a CDS encoding TIGR01777 family oxidoreductase, with protein sequence MISQRVGHAGIVGVTGGTGFVGRALIRDLLHSGYGVMIVTRDPERFRRTVPAGAGVGEVEVCGWDVLMDRARRKRVETWVHLAGEPIAGRRWSKRQKEAILRSRAESTRRVVEVLSSAQVPGGGRPVLVSASAVGFYGTSETAVFTEEDPGGDDFLATVVKMWEEEALRAEKFGARVVRVRLGVVLGREGGALPRMVFPYRLGIGGRIGTGRQWVSWVHLADAVGLFRFAIERPVQGAVNAVSPNPVTMETFGRTLARVLGRPYRVPVPGAALRVVFGEGADVLLRGQRVLPKRAEQWGYVFRHPDLEGALADIFKGGER
- a CDS encoding glucose-6-phosphate isomerase translates to MQVDGAQPWVSGEALRRLMSQLEAAQGRLWDPKEDEGKKGWLTWPEEDHDGLWQEVEATATEIRSRADVAVVVGIGGSYLGARAMTAMLRPGSEISGSRGFPVVFAGYQLSEGELLRLMDDLDDREPALVVVSKSGSTLEPGAVFHLLRTNLERRYGHQARERIYVVTDPERGALREYAVEKGYRRLPIPPDIGGRYSVLTPVGMLPAAVAGIDIRRVLTGARRGWEECRRLDLWANPAILYAAARHLLYLQGWMVEALVTYEPRMADFSRWWQQLFGESQGKDGRGLFPAFLHYTTDLHSMGQFVQQGRRLLFETVLDVDGSSAPQPANGEPPDPRAVIPDDVDAASAYLAGKRLDDLQEAAMAAVMEAHREGGVPQLWIEAKGPGEELVGELVFFFEAACALGGYLLGVDPYDQPGVEAYKRKLKARLLSGPVAGA
- a CDS encoding zinc finger protein 62 produces the protein MEIFVVCPTCQRHDYYEVPEDLEVGMYDPEPVGLWRCPNCGREYAVRVTVTLHPLSRKNP